In the genome of Rhodoplanes sp. Z2-YC6860, one region contains:
- a CDS encoding polyhydroxyalkanoate depolymerase, producing MLYAAYQAHSDVMGPVRALAGIAARSIGNFGIGLPGHGVVRNLTAAYEIIARAGLSHSRPPFGINQVTVGNRDVEVREEAAHVTPFGTLLHFKKDIEIEQPRVLVVAPLSGHFATLLRGTVKTMLPEHDVYITDWHNMRDVDKRHGRFGFDEYVDHVVTFLEAIGEGAHVVAVCQPCVAVLIAAAVMAQNNNPAQPRSMTLMAGPIDTRVNPTKVNELANSKPIEWFEQNLIARVPFRYGGAFRQVYPGFVQLAAFMSMNIERHVKAHRELYENLRLGEWEKAKITKDFYDEYFAVLDLSAEFYLETVRRIFQEHQLPTGTVEWRGQKVEPRAIKRTALLTVEGERDDICAVGQTSAAHDLCSGLRPYRKRHHMQTGVGHYGVFSGKRWEGQIYPLVKNVILSSE from the coding sequence ATGCTGTACGCGGCCTATCAGGCCCATTCTGACGTCATGGGCCCGGTCCGGGCATTGGCGGGCATCGCGGCCCGTTCGATCGGCAATTTCGGGATCGGCTTGCCGGGCCATGGCGTGGTCCGAAATCTCACGGCGGCCTATGAGATCATCGCGCGGGCGGGGCTCAGTCACAGCCGTCCGCCGTTCGGCATCAATCAGGTCACGGTCGGCAATCGTGACGTCGAGGTGCGGGAAGAAGCGGCGCACGTCACGCCGTTCGGCACGCTGCTGCATTTCAAGAAGGATATCGAGATCGAACAGCCGCGCGTGCTGGTGGTCGCGCCGCTGTCGGGCCATTTCGCGACGCTGCTCCGCGGTACCGTCAAGACCATGCTGCCGGAGCACGACGTCTACATCACCGACTGGCACAACATGCGCGACGTCGACAAGCGGCACGGCCGCTTCGGCTTCGACGAATATGTCGATCACGTCGTGACGTTCCTGGAGGCGATCGGCGAGGGCGCGCACGTGGTCGCGGTGTGCCAGCCCTGCGTTGCCGTGCTGATCGCGGCGGCCGTCATGGCGCAGAACAACAACCCGGCGCAGCCGCGCAGCATGACGCTGATGGCAGGCCCGATCGACACACGCGTCAATCCGACCAAGGTCAACGAACTTGCCAATTCCAAGCCGATCGAGTGGTTCGAGCAGAACCTGATCGCGCGGGTGCCGTTCCGCTATGGTGGCGCGTTCCGCCAGGTCTATCCGGGCTTTGTGCAACTCGCCGCCTTCATGAGCATGAACATCGAGCGCCACGTGAAGGCGCATCGCGAACTCTACGAAAACCTGCGGCTTGGCGAGTGGGAGAAGGCCAAGATCACCAAGGATTTCTACGACGAGTATTTTGCGGTGCTCGATCTCAGCGCCGAGTTCTATCTGGAGACCGTGCGGCGCATCTTCCAGGAGCACCAATTGCCCACCGGCACGGTGGAGTGGCGCGGCCAGAAGGTCGAGCCGCGCGCGATCAAGCGCACCGCGCTGCTCACGGTCGAAGGCGAGAGGGACGACATCTGCGCGGTCGGCCAGACCTCGGCGGCGCACGATCTCTGCTCGGGCCTGCGGCCTTATCGCAAGCGCCACCACATGCAGACCGGCGTCGGCCACTATGGCGTGTTCTCCGGCAAGCGCTGGGAAGGCCAGATCTATCCGCTGGTGAAGAACGTCATCCTGTCGAGCGAGTGA
- a CDS encoding glutathione S-transferase family protein — protein MAKATLAIASKNYGSWSLRGWLLCKMAGIEFDEVPVSSDDPSTRAELLLLSPSFLVPCLTHDGVKIWDTLAIAEYLNDLNPGAGLLPTDRAARARCRSVSGEMHSGFSNLRSALPMNLKVHYNGYKIFAGARPDIERITAIWRECLSESGGPFLFGQKPCMADAMFAPVCTRFATYDVKLDNVSAAYNKTVLAMPLMQEWIDAARAEPEELEELDVEF, from the coding sequence ATGGCGAAAGCCACGCTGGCGATTGCCAGCAAGAACTATGGCTCGTGGTCGTTGCGCGGCTGGCTGCTGTGCAAGATGGCCGGCATCGAATTCGACGAGGTTCCGGTCTCGAGCGACGACCCCTCGACCCGGGCCGAACTGCTGCTGCTGTCGCCGTCCTTCCTGGTACCGTGCCTCACCCATGACGGCGTCAAGATCTGGGACACGCTGGCGATCGCCGAGTATCTCAACGATCTCAATCCCGGCGCAGGCCTCTTGCCGACCGACCGCGCCGCGCGGGCGCGCTGCCGCTCGGTATCGGGCGAGATGCATTCCGGCTTCAGCAATCTGCGCTCGGCGCTGCCGATGAACCTGAAAGTGCACTACAACGGCTACAAGATTTTCGCCGGCGCCCGGCCGGACATCGAGCGCATCACCGCGATCTGGCGCGAGTGCCTGAGCGAGTCCGGTGGCCCGTTCCTGTTCGGCCAGAAGCCTTGCATGGCGGATGCGATGTTCGCGCCGGTCTGCACGCGCTTTGCGACATACGACGTCAAACTCGACAATGTCAGCGCGGCCTACAACAAGACCGTGCTGGCGATGCCGCTCATGCAGGAATGGATCGACGCCGCCCGCGCCGAACCGGAGGAATTGGAAGAGCTCGACGTCGAGTTCTAG
- a CDS encoding LysR family transcriptional regulator, with translation MQLSDRIGRRMKLHDLHVLMAVVQAGSMNKAAALLNTGQSAISRSIAELEHTVGVRLVDRNPRGVEPTKYGRALLDGGAAVFDDLRQAVKTIEFLADPAAGEVRIGCTPLLAASFVSAVIDRLSRRYPRMVFHLVTGYVEALHRELIGRNVDLLIARRFGPIAEERLGFEFLFNDSSVVAAGAQSPWVRRRRIEFAELLKESWVLPPPGSEIASIAAEAFRANGVDYPRMTVVTDSPHARMSLLASGRFVTVLPASALKFPALRPEIKVLPVRLPMAGVPNGVVTLKSRRPSPVVQLFIDCAREVAKISEMRK, from the coding sequence ATGCAACTGAGCGATCGTATTGGACGCCGGATGAAGCTGCACGACCTTCACGTCCTGATGGCTGTCGTGCAGGCTGGCAGCATGAACAAGGCGGCGGCGCTCTTGAACACCGGGCAGTCCGCCATCTCCAGATCAATCGCGGAATTGGAACACACCGTCGGGGTGCGTCTGGTCGATCGCAACCCCCGTGGGGTCGAGCCGACCAAGTACGGTCGCGCCTTGCTTGATGGTGGAGCAGCCGTGTTCGATGACCTGCGCCAAGCAGTCAAGACTATCGAGTTTCTCGCCGACCCCGCGGCTGGAGAAGTGCGGATCGGATGCACCCCCTTGCTGGCCGCGAGTTTTGTTTCGGCTGTTATCGATCGGCTCTCCCGGCGCTATCCGCGCATGGTCTTTCATCTCGTGACCGGATATGTGGAGGCGCTGCACCGCGAACTGATCGGGCGTAACGTCGATCTTTTGATTGCCCGGAGATTTGGCCCCATCGCTGAAGAGCGACTGGGCTTCGAATTTCTCTTCAATGACTCGTCTGTCGTCGCGGCGGGTGCGCAAAGTCCATGGGTTCGGCGGCGCAGGATCGAGTTTGCCGAACTGTTGAAAGAATCATGGGTCCTGCCGCCGCCCGGAAGCGAGATTGCGTCGATCGCAGCGGAAGCCTTTCGCGCCAACGGCGTCGATTATCCTCGCATGACTGTGGTCACCGATTCTCCTCATGCGCGGATGAGTCTGCTGGCGAGCGGCCGCTTTGTCACGGTTCTCCCGGCTTCCGCATTGAAATTTCCCGCCTTGCGCCCGGAGATCAAGGTCTTACCCGTTCGCCTGCCAATGGCCGGCGTGCCAAACGGAGTCGTGACCTTGAAGAGCCGCAGACCCAGCCCTGTCGTGCAGCTTTTCATCGACTGCGCGCGCGAAGTCGCGAAGATTTCGGAAATGCGAAAATGA
- a CDS encoding Bug family tripartite tricarboxylate transporter substrate binding protein — MTIQRRQFLHLAAGAVAVPAMSNCAWGQAYPSRPVHWIVPFPPGGGTDILSRLIGQWLSERLGQQFVIDNRPGAGSNIGTEAAVHASPDGYTLLLAASVHTINPSLYDKLGFNFIRDIAPVVGLMRVPNVMVLHPSIPARSVPEFIAYARANPGKINVASAGIGTAQHLAAELFKLMAGVDMVHVPYRGTAPALTDLLGGQVQLLFMSPASSLQYIRAGTLRGLAVTSAVRSQALPDLPPVGDFLPGFEASLMYGLGVPRNTPPEIVDRLNKEVNAGLADSGIKARLADLDGTVLGGSPADFGKLIAEETEKWRKVIRLANIKPE, encoded by the coding sequence ATGACGATTCAGCGCCGCCAATTTCTGCATCTGGCAGCGGGTGCTGTTGCTGTCCCCGCCATGTCGAACTGCGCCTGGGGGCAAGCCTATCCGTCGCGGCCGGTGCACTGGATCGTGCCGTTTCCACCAGGCGGTGGGACCGACATTCTCTCACGCCTGATCGGCCAATGGCTGTCGGAGCGACTCGGCCAGCAATTCGTCATCGACAACCGGCCGGGCGCCGGGAGCAACATCGGCACGGAGGCGGCCGTGCACGCGTCGCCGGACGGCTATACGCTCCTCCTGGCCGCTTCGGTGCACACCATCAACCCGTCGCTCTATGACAAGCTCGGGTTCAATTTCATCCGGGACATCGCGCCGGTCGTGGGCCTCATGCGCGTGCCGAACGTGATGGTCTTGCACCCTTCGATTCCGGCCAGGTCCGTTCCCGAGTTCATCGCTTATGCCAGGGCCAATCCGGGCAAGATCAACGTGGCGTCGGCCGGAATCGGGACTGCACAACACCTTGCTGCCGAGTTGTTCAAGCTCATGGCCGGTGTCGATATGGTCCATGTGCCTTATCGAGGTACAGCACCTGCTCTCACCGACCTGCTCGGCGGGCAGGTCCAGCTCCTGTTCATGAGCCCGGCCTCATCGCTTCAATACATCAGAGCCGGCACGCTGCGCGGGTTGGCTGTGACGTCAGCGGTGCGTTCGCAGGCGCTGCCAGATCTGCCGCCGGTGGGCGATTTTCTGCCGGGCTTCGAGGCGAGCCTGATGTACGGACTCGGCGTACCCAGGAACACACCACCCGAGATCGTCGACCGGCTCAACAAGGAGGTCAATGCCGGCCTCGCCGATTCCGGCATCAAGGCGCGGCTTGCCGATCTGGACGGCACGGTGCTTGGCGGCTCCCCTGCCGACTTCGGCAAGCTGATCGCGGAGGAAACCGAGAAATGGCGCAAAGTCATCCGGCTCGCCAATATCAAGCCGGAATGA
- a CDS encoding Bug family tripartite tricarboxylate transporter substrate binding protein has translation MPFVRETFVALLAACTFAAAPTAARAEYPDKPIRLIVPQAAGSATDTVARILAAELGPQLNNQTIIVENRPGAAFTIGLDIVAKAAPDGYTLGVGPIGALSISPNMLAKMPYNVERDFQPIALIARGHLLLAVAPTSEYKSVKDLIDGAKKNPGKLTNASSASGSPGHVGAELFKYMAGIDAVHVPYRGGAAATTDLIAGRVTFMFESLNSISPHAKSGAVRALAVSGERRSVAFPDLPTVGETVPGYAAPTWSGLIGPANLPRPILDKLNAAANRAIRTDAFKERFSSIGDEPGGGTPEDFARTIKLDLAKWKDVVERSGAKLD, from the coding sequence ATGCCGTTTGTTCGCGAAACGTTTGTTGCGTTGTTGGCTGCTTGCACATTCGCGGCGGCGCCGACGGCGGCCCGCGCCGAATATCCCGACAAGCCGATCCGCCTGATCGTGCCGCAGGCGGCCGGCAGCGCCACCGATACGGTGGCGCGCATTCTGGCCGCCGAGCTTGGTCCGCAGCTCAACAATCAGACCATCATCGTCGAGAACCGGCCCGGCGCGGCTTTCACCATCGGCCTCGACATCGTCGCGAAGGCTGCGCCTGACGGCTACACGCTGGGTGTGGGTCCCATCGGTGCGCTGTCCATCAGCCCCAACATGCTGGCGAAGATGCCCTACAATGTCGAACGCGACTTCCAGCCGATCGCGCTGATCGCGCGCGGGCATCTGTTGCTCGCGGTCGCGCCGACCTCCGAATACAAGTCCGTGAAGGACCTGATCGACGGCGCCAAGAAGAACCCCGGCAAGCTGACGAATGCATCCTCGGCGAGCGGTTCGCCGGGGCATGTCGGCGCCGAGCTGTTCAAGTACATGGCAGGCATCGACGCCGTCCATGTGCCGTATCGCGGCGGCGCGGCGGCGACGACCGACCTGATCGCGGGCCGCGTCACCTTCATGTTCGAAAGCCTGAACTCGATCTCGCCGCACGCGAAGTCCGGCGCGGTTCGGGCGCTGGCGGTGAGCGGCGAACGCCGCTCGGTTGCATTCCCCGACCTGCCGACCGTCGGCGAGACCGTGCCGGGCTATGCGGCGCCGACCTGGTCGGGGCTGATCGGCCCGGCCAACCTGCCGCGGCCGATCCTCGACAAGCTCAATGCCGCGGCCAACCGTGCGATCCGGACCGATGCGTTCAAGGAGCGCTTCAGCTCGATCGGCGACGAACCGGGCGGCGGCACGCCCGAGGATTTTGCCCGGACGATCAAGCTCGATCTCGCCAAGTGGAAGGACGTGGTGGAGCGCTCGGGCGCCAAGCTCGATTAG
- a CDS encoding serine hydrolase domain-containing protein, with the protein MSEHDTAIVPWWSITKTCLAACTLVLVAGGRLELDRPLAGHRFTLRQLLQHTSGLDCYTEMDAYEAAVEHHADAWSDDELIRQFETQTPLYEPGQGWGYSNFGYFLIRRMIEQTTGMDIERALKALVLGPLGIERSFIARTRADLALSVFGDEDDFHPGWVAHGLLMGPPSEVALFMHRLLTGSLLPPPLRTAMRERRVIEPVPAGRPWQTAGYGLGLMINTAPPLGLSIGHTGQGPDSVSAAYHFPESNPPITVAAFGPTDQQRVAECAVLEEAARLSK; encoded by the coding sequence GTGTCTGAGCACGACACGGCGATCGTGCCGTGGTGGAGCATCACCAAGACCTGCCTCGCGGCTTGCACGCTGGTGCTGGTGGCGGGAGGGCGCTTGGAGCTTGATCGGCCGCTCGCCGGTCATCGTTTCACGCTGCGACAGCTCCTGCAGCACACCAGCGGGCTCGACTGCTACACCGAGATGGACGCCTACGAAGCTGCGGTCGAACACCATGCCGACGCCTGGAGCGACGACGAACTCATCCGGCAGTTCGAGACGCAGACGCCGTTATACGAGCCGGGGCAGGGCTGGGGCTATTCGAACTTCGGCTATTTCCTGATCCGCCGGATGATCGAACAGACCACCGGCATGGACATCGAGCGGGCGCTGAAGGCGCTGGTGCTCGGTCCGCTTGGCATCGAGCGGAGCTTCATCGCGCGCACGCGCGCCGATCTGGCGCTGAGCGTCTTTGGCGATGAAGACGACTTTCATCCGGGATGGGTGGCGCATGGCCTGCTGATGGGGCCGCCGTCCGAGGTCGCGCTGTTCATGCACCGCCTGCTGACCGGTTCATTGCTGCCGCCGCCGCTGCGTACCGCGATGCGCGAGCGTCGCGTGATCGAGCCAGTGCCAGCTGGCCGGCCGTGGCAGACCGCAGGCTACGGACTGGGGCTGATGATCAACACAGCACCGCCGCTTGGGCTCTCTATCGGTCATACCGGGCAAGGGCCGGACAGCGTGTCGGCGGCCTATCACTTTCCCGAATCCAATCCACCGATCACGGTTGCGGCATTTGGGCCCACCGATCAACAGCGCGTCGCCGAGTGTGCCGTCCTCGAGGAAGCGGCACGATTGTCGAAATGA
- a CDS encoding pyridoxal phosphate-dependent aminotransferase, which translates to MMLDSARRLMTPSARSDVPAFMVMDVMAAAARIEAGGGRVIHMEVGQPAVGAPGAAINAVRAALGSGPLGYTESLGIPSLRARIARHYEDTYGLSIGADRVVVTTGSSAAFILAFLSMFEPGDRVAIANPGYPPYRHILTALGCEPVLIETSEATRYALTGEALRAAHRRQKLAGVLVASPANPTGTMMTPQALAELIRVADEEGIRFISDEIYHGLDYAMRAETAVRLSDNVVVINSFSKYFCMTGWRIGWMVVPPTLVRAVDRLHGNLAISVPTLSQIAAEAAFDSRDELEAIKHGYEDNRKILIEGLPKAGLDKFLPVDGAFYLYADISRFSDDSFAFAKQLLEQAHVAATPGVDFDPTNGKRFVRFCYAGSAADMREAVERIGAWLNRR; encoded by the coding sequence ATGATGCTCGATTCCGCCCGCCGCCTGATGACGCCGTCGGCACGCAGCGACGTGCCGGCCTTCATGGTGATGGACGTGATGGCGGCCGCGGCCCGCATCGAGGCCGGCGGCGGCCGGGTCATCCATATGGAGGTCGGCCAGCCGGCCGTGGGCGCGCCGGGTGCAGCGATCAACGCGGTCCGCGCGGCGCTGGGATCCGGGCCGCTGGGCTACACCGAGTCGCTCGGCATTCCGTCGCTACGCGCACGGATTGCCAGGCACTATGAGGACACCTACGGGCTGTCGATCGGCGCCGACCGCGTGGTGGTGACCACCGGCTCATCGGCGGCCTTCATCCTGGCGTTTCTGTCGATGTTCGAGCCGGGCGACCGCGTGGCGATCGCCAACCCGGGTTATCCGCCGTACCGGCATATCCTGACCGCGCTTGGCTGCGAGCCGGTGCTGATCGAGACCAGCGAGGCCACGCGTTACGCGTTGACGGGCGAGGCGCTGCGCGCCGCGCACCGCCGGCAAAAGCTTGCGGGCGTGCTGGTGGCGAGCCCGGCGAATCCGACCGGCACGATGATGACGCCGCAAGCGCTTGCCGAGCTCATTCGCGTTGCCGACGAGGAGGGCATCCGCTTCATCTCCGACGAGATCTATCACGGCCTCGACTATGCGATGCGCGCCGAGACGGCGGTGCGGCTGTCGGACAATGTGGTGGTGATCAATTCGTTCTCGAAATACTTCTGCATGACGGGTTGGCGGATCGGCTGGATGGTGGTGCCGCCGACGCTTGTTCGCGCGGTCGACCGGCTGCACGGCAATCTCGCGATCTCGGTGCCGACCTTGTCGCAGATCGCGGCTGAGGCCGCCTTCGACAGCCGCGACGAACTCGAAGCGATCAAGCATGGCTATGAGGACAACCGCAAAATCCTGATCGAGGGATTGCCGAAAGCGGGCCTGGACAAGTTCCTGCCGGTCGATGGCGCATTCTATCTCTACGCCGACATCTCGAGATTCTCCGACGACAGCTTCGCCTTCGCCAAGCAGCTTCTGGAACAGGCGCATGTGGCGGCGACGCCGGGCGTCGATTTCGATCCGACCAACGGCAAGCGCTTCGTGCGGTTCTGCTACGCCGGCTCGGCTGCCGACATGCGTGAGGCGGTGGAGCGGATCGGCGCCTGGCTCAACCGGCGATAA
- a CDS encoding M48 family metalloprotease, with protein sequence MTVEARPIRARRWAPAAHAVAVLAAVAVAVAPLPVPRPAYAQSIPRGIPLIRDAEIEQLLRDYTIPILRVAGLAQQNVQVVIIQDRSFNAFVMDGRHIFVNAGALMDARTPNEIIGVLAHETGHMAGGHLSKLRQQLATAQTQSIIAMILGIGAAVAARNAGNPAAAVLGPQETIRRSLLSYQRQQEEQADLAGVKFLNASGQSPKGMYDTFKRMSDEVLFAARNADPYLQSHPLPAERVQALAGAARGSPYWDKKDPPELQLRHDLMRAKLYGFLDRGDAVARRYPMTDQSLAAKYARAISTYRHSDLRNAIAQIDALIAAQPNNPYFHELKGQALLEGGKADEAIGPLRRAIQLAPKPALIQVLLAQALNAQTSSKSSDEAVNLLRTALAQEPESADGFAQLAVAYSRKGDLAQADLASATSAFMKGDAATARQIAARAKTRFPIGSPGWVKADDIVATSRPNQGAGRP encoded by the coding sequence ATGACCGTTGAGGCAAGACCTATCAGGGCGCGCCGGTGGGCGCCAGCAGCCCATGCGGTTGCTGTGCTGGCGGCTGTGGCGGTCGCGGTGGCGCCGCTTCCAGTCCCGAGGCCCGCCTACGCCCAGAGCATTCCGCGCGGCATTCCGCTCATTCGCGACGCCGAGATCGAGCAGCTGTTGCGCGACTACACCATACCGATCCTGCGTGTTGCGGGGCTCGCGCAACAGAACGTGCAGGTCGTCATCATCCAGGACCGCTCGTTCAACGCCTTCGTCATGGACGGCCGCCATATCTTCGTCAACGCGGGCGCGCTGATGGATGCGCGGACGCCGAACGAGATCATCGGTGTGCTCGCGCACGAGACCGGCCATATGGCCGGCGGTCATCTTTCCAAGCTGCGTCAGCAACTGGCGACAGCGCAGACCCAATCCATCATCGCCATGATCCTCGGCATCGGCGCCGCGGTCGCGGCGCGCAACGCCGGCAATCCGGCCGCGGCCGTGCTCGGCCCGCAGGAAACCATCCGCCGCTCGCTGCTCTCCTATCAGCGTCAGCAGGAGGAGCAGGCCGACCTCGCGGGCGTGAAGTTCCTCAATGCCTCCGGCCAATCGCCCAAGGGCATGTACGACACCTTCAAGCGGATGTCGGATGAGGTGCTGTTCGCGGCGCGCAACGCCGATCCGTATCTGCAGTCGCATCCGCTGCCGGCCGAACGCGTGCAGGCGCTCGCCGGAGCCGCCCGCGGCAGTCCGTACTGGGACAAGAAGGACCCGCCGGAGCTGCAACTGCGTCACGATCTGATGCGCGCCAAGCTCTACGGTTTCCTCGATCGCGGCGACGCGGTGGCGCGGCGATATCCGATGACCGACCAGAGTCTCGCGGCCAAATATGCCCGAGCGATCTCGACCTATCGTCATTCCGATCTGCGCAATGCCATCGCCCAGATCGATGCGCTGATCGCCGCCCAGCCGAACAATCCCTATTTCCACGAACTCAAGGGCCAGGCGCTGCTCGAAGGCGGCAAGGCCGACGAGGCGATCGGTCCGCTGCGCCGCGCGATCCAGCTCGCGCCAAAGCCGGCGCTGATCCAGGTGCTGCTGGCGCAGGCGCTCAACGCCCAGACCAGTTCGAAGTCGTCCGATGAGGCGGTGAACCTGTTGCGCACGGCGCTGGCCCAGGAGCCGGAATCGGCCGACGGCTTCGCCCAGCTCGCCGTGGCCTATAGCCGCAAGGGCGATCTCGCCCAGGCCGATCTCGCCTCCGCGACATCGGCTTTCATGAAGGGTGACGCTGCGACGGCGCGTCAAATTGCGGCTCGCGCCAAGACCCGTTTTCCGATCGGCTCGCCCGGCTGGGTGAAAGCCGACGATATCGTCGCCACATCCAGACCCAACCAGGGCGCCGGACGTCCCTGA
- a CDS encoding DsbA family protein: protein MIAAFRVALAAAVMVFTGVVAGHAQSFSSPQRSEIEKIVRDYLVAHPEVLQEAIAALEKKQAADEAEKHEAAVKDNAKEIFDSPRQVTVGNPQGDVTFVEFFDYNCGYCKRAMSDMFDLIKSDPKLKVVLKEFPVLGPGSVEAARVAVAVRMQDKTGKKYLDFHQKLLGGRGQADKARALAAAKEAGFDMAKIEKDMASDEVRASLEESLKLAEKLGLNGTPSYVIGQNVVVGAVGLDALKEKINTARCGKAAC, encoded by the coding sequence ATGATCGCCGCATTCCGTGTCGCCTTGGCCGCCGCCGTGATGGTCTTTACCGGCGTCGTCGCCGGCCACGCGCAGAGCTTCTCCAGTCCGCAGCGCAGCGAGATCGAGAAGATCGTCCGCGACTATCTCGTCGCTCATCCCGAAGTGCTGCAGGAGGCGATTGCGGCGCTTGAGAAGAAACAGGCCGCCGATGAGGCCGAGAAGCACGAGGCCGCCGTCAAGGACAACGCCAAGGAGATATTCGACTCGCCGCGGCAGGTCACGGTCGGCAATCCGCAGGGCGACGTCACCTTCGTCGAATTCTTCGATTACAATTGCGGCTACTGCAAGCGCGCGATGTCCGACATGTTCGACCTCATCAAGAGCGATCCCAAGCTCAAGGTCGTGCTGAAGGAATTCCCGGTGCTCGGCCCGGGTTCGGTCGAGGCCGCGCGCGTCGCGGTCGCGGTGCGCATGCAGGACAAGACCGGCAAGAAGTATCTCGACTTCCATCAGAAGCTCCTGGGCGGACGCGGTCAGGCCGACAAGGCCCGCGCGCTCGCCGCCGCCAAGGAGGCCGGCTTCGACATGGCCAAGATCGAGAAAGACATGGCCAGCGACGAGGTCCGGGCCAGCCTCGAAGAGAGCCTCAAGCTTGCCGAGAAGCTCGGGCTGAACGGTACGCCGAGCTACGTGATCGGACAAAACGTCGTGGTCGGCGCCGTGGGCCTCGACGCGCTGAAGGAAAAGATCAACACCGCGCGCTGCGGTAAAGCGGCCTGCTGA
- the aroQ gene encoding type II 3-dehydroquinate dehydratase, which yields MAKNATKHAAKTIYVLNGPNLNLLGTREPEIYGRSNLRDVEKLCVKAAEAHGFAIDFRQSNHEGDIVDWIQEAGANNILGVVLNPGGLTHTSVSVHDAIKGIKVPVIETHISNIHAREPWRNHSYVSFAAKAVICGFGINGYALAIDGLAELAGKARR from the coding sequence ATGGCCAAGAACGCGACCAAGCACGCCGCCAAGACCATTTATGTTCTTAATGGTCCCAACCTGAACCTGCTCGGCACGCGGGAGCCCGAGATTTACGGCCGTTCCAACCTGAGGGACGTCGAGAAGCTTTGCGTCAAAGCCGCCGAAGCGCATGGCTTCGCCATCGATTTCCGGCAGTCGAACCACGAGGGCGATATCGTCGATTGGATCCAGGAGGCCGGCGCCAACAACATCCTTGGCGTGGTCCTCAATCCTGGTGGCCTCACCCACACCTCGGTCTCGGTCCATGACGCCATCAAGGGCATCAAGGTTCCGGTGATCGAAACCCACATCAGCAACATTCACGCGCGCGAGCCGTGGCGCAATCATTCCTACGTGTCGTTTGCCGCCAAGGCCGTGATCTGCGGTTTCGGCATCAACGGCTACGCGCTCGCGATCGACGGCCTTGCCGAACTTGCCGGCAAGGCCAGGCGTTGA
- the accB gene encoding acetyl-CoA carboxylase biotin carboxyl carrier protein — protein MASKDETMTESGSGIDKELIRELAKLLDETNLTEIEIERAGLRVRVGRGTAAVAAPVVNVTGAASVVPAAAAPGDPAKHPGAVTSPMVGTAYMGPAPGAKPFVDVGSRVSAGDTLLIVEAMKTMNQIPATRSGTVTKILIEDGQPVEFGEPLMIIE, from the coding sequence ATGGCATCGAAGGACGAAACGATGACGGAGAGCGGCAGCGGGATCGACAAGGAGCTCATTCGCGAGCTCGCCAAGCTTCTCGACGAAACGAACCTCACCGAAATCGAGATCGAGCGCGCGGGCCTGCGCGTCCGCGTCGGCCGCGGCACAGCGGCGGTCGCAGCCCCCGTCGTGAACGTGACCGGCGCAGCGTCGGTCGTTCCGGCTGCGGCGGCGCCCGGCGATCCTGCGAAGCATCCCGGCGCCGTGACCTCGCCGATGGTCGGCACCGCCTATATGGGTCCCGCCCCCGGCGCCAAGCCGTTCGTCGATGTCGGCAGCAGGGTTTCGGCGGGCGATACGCTGTTGATCGTCGAAGCCATGAAGACCATGAACCAGATCCCCGCGACGCGCAGCGGCACGGTGACAAAAATCCTGATCGAGGACGGCCAGCCGGTCGAATTCGGCGAACCGCTGATGATCATCGAGTAA